The following are from one region of the Halodesulfurarchaeum sp. HSR-GB genome:
- a CDS encoding ATPase domain-containing protein, translating into MNGSNTQSSAELIHSGIPELDELLRGGYQRGRVYLVQGVSGSGKTLIGQHFLEAGLENDETVVYIHGEESQRDILANSRQVGLEIGEAEFLDIGPGTDFFADDIAYDLVETSEIESERFTEDIHDAIKETDPSRVLLDPITQLQYVERDEYQYRKRLQSFIRFLKDRDITILVTRTIRSDRNRGGAVQTDIASLSDGIISLHLDEGERRIGIQKHRGIGQRDGTHGLEIRDHGIEVFPQLIPDHSERTFDPQLNSTGHDGLDGLLDGGLEQGSITFVSGPTGIGKSTIGAQLLEGALRSEGNALGYLFEESVDQFRYRADNLGIPVSEYLEQDEFRLKEIEPLVLSAEEFTRIVLQDVTEMDANMVLIDGLSGFKISLQGDKQRLVRRLHALTRELKNKGVSVVITDENQQLTGNHNPTSENTSYLADNILFLSYIELQGELHRTIGVLKKRLGSFDRRFHRFSIVEDEGVVIESPFDDVQGILQGRPTPVGDNE; encoded by the coding sequence ATGAATGGTAGCAACACCCAAAGCAGCGCCGAGTTGATCCACTCGGGCATCCCGGAACTCGACGAGTTGTTGCGAGGTGGGTATCAACGCGGCCGTGTCTATCTTGTTCAGGGGGTATCCGGCTCGGGAAAAACGCTGATCGGACAACATTTCCTCGAAGCAGGCCTCGAAAACGACGAGACCGTCGTCTACATTCACGGCGAGGAGTCTCAACGCGATATCCTCGCCAATTCGCGTCAGGTCGGCCTGGAGATCGGGGAGGCGGAGTTTCTCGACATCGGCCCCGGGACGGACTTTTTCGCGGATGACATCGCTTACGATCTGGTCGAGACGAGCGAGATCGAATCCGAGCGGTTCACCGAGGATATCCACGACGCCATCAAGGAAACGGATCCCTCGCGGGTGTTGCTCGATCCGATCACGCAGTTGCAGTACGTGGAGCGTGACGAGTATCAGTACAGGAAACGCCTCCAGTCGTTCATTCGATTTTTGAAAGACCGGGACATTACCATCCTCGTCACGCGGACGATCCGCTCTGATCGGAACCGGGGAGGGGCGGTCCAAACTGATATCGCATCACTGAGTGACGGGATCATCTCGCTTCACCTGGACGAGGGCGAACGACGAATCGGGATCCAGAAACACCGGGGAATCGGCCAGCGTGACGGGACCCACGGCCTGGAAATCCGGGATCACGGCATCGAAGTGTTCCCCCAACTGATTCCGGACCATAGCGAGCGGACCTTCGACCCGCAACTGAACTCCACCGGCCACGACGGCCTGGACGGGTTGCTCGACGGGGGGTTGGAACAGGGATCCATCACGTTCGTTAGCGGGCCGACAGGCATCGGTAAATCCACGATCGGCGCCCAGTTGCTCGAAGGCGCGCTCAGAAGTGAGGGCAACGCGCTGGGCTATCTCTTCGAGGAGTCAGTCGACCAATTCAGGTATCGGGCGGACAATCTCGGCATTCCGGTGTCGGAGTACCTCGAACAGGACGAGTTCCGCCTCAAGGAAATCGAACCACTCGTTCTGTCCGCCGAGGAATTCACCAGAATCGTGCTGCAGGACGTCACGGAGATGGACGCCAACATGGTGTTGATCGACGGGTTGTCCGGGTTCAAGATCTCTCTGCAAGGGGACAAACAGCGGCTCGTCCGTCGGCTCCACGCACTCACTCGCGAACTGAAGAACAAGGGGGTGTCCGTGGTCATTACGGACGAGAACCAACAGCTGACCGGCAATCACAACCCGACGAGCGAAAACACCAGCTATCTGGCGGACAACATTCTCTTTCTGTCCTACATCGAGTTGCAGGGCGAGTTGCACCGGACGATCGGCGTGTTGAAGAAGCGATTGGGAAGTTTCGACAGGCGGTTTCACCGGTTCTCGATCGTCGAGGACGAGGGTGTCGTCATCGAGTCCCCGTTCGACGACGTGCAGGGAATCCTACAGGGACGACCAACCCCTGTCGGGGACAATGAGTGA
- a CDS encoding ZIP family metal transporter, producing MAIELSEAFVRLVGPSPVIQALAGGLVIAFMNLVGASLVLVWRNPSERALDGMLGFAAGVMLAAAFTSLIIPGIEQYSGGNPIPTLIGVGLGALFLDRADRLVPHAHYLLTGRPRGDAAKQGQTHPISEDRLSGLVLFILAITLHNMPEGLAVGVGFGAAGGAVDQLGGALSLMFAIGLQNIPEGLAVSVAAINAGLDRRLYAAIAGVRAGAVEIPLAVLGALAVSTVEPLLPYAMGFAAGAMLFVISDEIIPETHRSGYERVATLGLLAGVIIMIYLDIALAG from the coding sequence ATGGCGATCGAACTCAGCGAGGCCTTCGTCCGACTCGTCGGCCCCTCACCAGTGATTCAGGCGCTCGCTGGCGGCCTCGTCATCGCCTTCATGAACCTGGTCGGGGCGTCACTCGTTCTCGTCTGGCGGAACCCATCCGAGAGAGCCCTCGACGGCATGTTGGGATTCGCGGCCGGCGTGATGCTCGCCGCGGCGTTCACCAGCCTCATCATCCCGGGAATCGAGCAGTATTCCGGTGGCAACCCGATTCCCACACTCATTGGGGTGGGTCTCGGTGCACTCTTCCTCGATCGGGCGGACAGACTGGTCCCCCACGCCCACTACCTGCTGACCGGACGACCGCGAGGGGACGCGGCGAAACAGGGCCAGACCCATCCCATCTCCGAGGACCGACTGTCTGGGTTGGTGCTTTTCATTTTGGCGATTACGTTGCACAACATGCCCGAAGGACTGGCGGTGGGAGTGGGATTCGGGGCCGCTGGAGGAGCGGTCGACCAACTCGGTGGCGCGCTGTCCTTGATGTTCGCGATCGGGCTGCAGAACATCCCCGAAGGGCTAGCCGTGTCGGTCGCGGCGATCAACGCCGGCCTGGATCGCCGACTCTATGCGGCGATTGCGGGAGTTCGTGCCGGAGCGGTCGAGATCCCGCTCGCGGTGCTTGGGGCACTCGCCGTCTCGACTGTAGAGCCCCTGCTCCCCTACGCCATGGGCTTTGCCGCAGGTGCCATGCTGTTCGTGATCTCCGATGAGATCATTCCCGAGACCCACCGGAGCGGGTACGAACGCGTGGCGACCCTCGGACTGCTGGCCGGCGTCATCATCATGATCTATCTGGACATCGCGCTGGCAGGGTGA
- the guaB gene encoding IMP dehydrogenase — protein MAKDSPPAGTFTEKLQVPEALTFDDVLLRPAESRVEPDEADVSTRVSKNIELQIPILSAAMDTVTEAEMAIGMAREGGLGVLHQNMSTEQAVAEVEQVKRADETIIRRENVVTAAPDQTVSEVDAMMSAEGVSGAPVVDEDDSVLGIISGTDIRPYLEVGDYDAVREAMTDEVITAGADVTPREALELMYEHKIERVPIVDEDDRLVGLVTMQGILARREHEQAVRDDDGRLRVGVAVGPFEQDRAVAVDEAGADAIFIDTAHAHNLNVVDSAREIKDMVDADVIVGNIGTEEAARDIVDFADGLKVGIGPGSICTTRVVSGAGMPQVTAVAEVADVAAEEDVPVIADGGIRYSGDAAKALAAGADAVMLGSYFAGTDEAPGRVITIKGKKYKQYRGMGSVGAMQSGGGERYLKEETEDEDDYVPEGVEAATPYKGPLANELHQLVGGIQSGMGYAGAHSVTDLKEKARFVRVSQAGQQESHPHDVMITDEAPNYKPQRD, from the coding sequence ATGGCGAAGGATTCTCCCCCGGCAGGGACGTTCACCGAGAAGCTGCAGGTCCCGGAGGCACTCACGTTCGACGACGTACTGCTCCGACCGGCCGAGAGCCGCGTCGAGCCCGACGAGGCAGACGTGAGCACCAGGGTTTCGAAGAACATCGAACTCCAGATTCCCATCCTCTCGGCGGCGATGGACACCGTCACCGAGGCCGAAATGGCGATCGGGATGGCTCGAGAGGGAGGTCTCGGCGTGCTCCACCAGAACATGAGCACGGAACAGGCCGTCGCGGAGGTCGAACAAGTCAAACGAGCGGACGAGACCATCATCCGCCGCGAGAACGTCGTCACCGCAGCTCCCGACCAGACGGTCAGCGAGGTCGATGCGATGATGAGTGCCGAAGGCGTGAGCGGCGCTCCGGTCGTCGACGAGGACGATTCGGTTCTGGGAATCATCTCCGGGACGGACATCCGTCCGTATCTGGAAGTCGGGGACTACGACGCAGTTCGTGAGGCCATGACCGACGAGGTCATTACGGCCGGCGCTGACGTCACTCCGCGGGAAGCGCTGGAGCTCATGTACGAGCACAAGATCGAGCGGGTCCCCATCGTGGACGAGGACGACCGCTTGGTCGGCCTGGTCACGATGCAGGGCATCCTCGCCCGGCGCGAACACGAACAGGCTGTTCGTGACGACGACGGCCGGCTCCGGGTCGGTGTGGCCGTCGGTCCGTTCGAACAGGATCGAGCCGTGGCCGTGGACGAGGCCGGAGCCGACGCCATCTTCATCGACACCGCTCACGCGCACAACCTCAACGTTGTCGACAGCGCGCGCGAGATCAAGGACATGGTCGACGCTGATGTCATCGTGGGCAACATCGGAACCGAAGAGGCGGCCCGTGACATCGTGGACTTCGCTGATGGCCTGAAGGTCGGGATCGGCCCGGGGAGCATCTGCACCACGCGGGTCGTCAGCGGGGCGGGGATGCCCCAGGTCACTGCCGTCGCCGAGGTAGCAGACGTCGCCGCCGAGGAGGACGTGCCGGTGATCGCCGACGGCGGTATTCGGTACTCCGGGGACGCCGCCAAGGCACTCGCAGCAGGGGCCGATGCAGTGATGCTGGGATCGTACTTCGCTGGAACCGACGAAGCACCGGGGCGGGTGATTACGATCAAGGGCAAGAAGTACAAGCAGTACCGTGGCATGGGCAGTGTGGGTGCGATGCAGTCCGGCGGTGGCGAACGGTATCTCAAAGAGGAGACAGAGGACGAGGACGACTACGTGCCCGAAGGGGTCGAAGCCGCGACCCCGTACAAGGGCCCGCTTGCGAACGAACTCCACCAGCTCGTCGGCGGAATCCAGTCCGGAATGGGTTATGCAGGGGCCCACAGCGTGACCGACCTGAAGGAGAAAGCTCGATTCGTCCGGGTCTCGCAGGCCGGCCAGCAGGAGAGCCACCCCCACGACGTGATGATTACCGACGAAGCGCCAAACTACAAGCCCCAGCGGGACTGA